One genomic segment of Primulina tabacum isolate GXHZ01 chromosome 9, ASM2559414v2, whole genome shotgun sequence includes these proteins:
- the LOC142504597 gene encoding protein TIME FOR COFFEE-like isoform X2: MVSREEDIEQTVSEDRQVCTDSALNRSDYEDLGVELQESIRLRDRVRNDRDQERERERERERERERERGRDLRERDSRSKRRRAERLMSNRDDVGGDETSEESVNDDEDEDDEGNSGGGGVRLLPPTVGPVSNHHQSHSSGLSQHQHDSSATNIITANQHLQTKKTFPPPSTSSSSKVFKACPVWKPGDEMIGVSVPRKARSACAKRSHDRISGSSNYISAGGIFGGEQILLQASSSPVRQGLAPSPATPVSPSSSNASVRKKLKLNSGPKLKPSKVSSKTSSSNPEELEIEIAEVLYGLKTQSQSPSLKKEDWREVNRSSSDTKSHVSSPISNSASANNMNLACNTSPLSAVAPKRKRPRQVLENSSYGARSSPVFTKPEMDQAPKNEISSPKLEKISGSTGENGFEMGGDLVNSQGQQVQHLLELKAPESIKIDSDFKSTAEESKSNADLVQQEETVLIKGKEMRTDYSGRQDSSLTTTASAAVTIIKASLIPAEAENQREEKFVIDLMAPPPLVRSSPDKQSKVDLAGSDQKPDPSIVDAELKSMMLKDEEEDKGKSGKVKLTNVTGEKIKGEKIAEEDEMLKPFEKKGKNLDLQLDLEKSERDGGNTLQHQVLKQPQMPLKVAKEEPATGKPGQLASSLPLPMSMATWPGGLPPPMGYMAPLQGVVSMDGSTVTPPPIHPPFSQPRPKRCATHCYIARNINYFQQFMKMNPFWQAAAGSASLFGAKPGNMNAVTVTELLGNSTGRGANSNIHEKGQNLTSNSIAGGKEKISQSANSSDSAHRKQQVMLQQALPPVAATSNLVGPAFIFPLNQQHAAAAAAASQRPAAAKSHTAASQASSNASRSASASAPATAGAASTPMSFNYPNMATNETQYLAILQNNAYPFPIPAVGAPPNYRGTPAQAMPIFNGPFYSSQMIHPSQLQHQQPTDSQSPQMLQAHQNASASSSSSSSQRHLPAQQIRSPSGGASGVAGSTNFPAQKPQSSHHTQQHISSTRPRLADNEIGGEESPTTTDNRGSWASVNIYGQNFAMPIHPQNFALMTPPPVLASAAASNVVPIGAVSNSEKKPPQQTQHQKSKGGVDSLPPHSFAMSFGTINGSNVSPGIDIATMTQNHAVFQNFPEATRQNIQMVAAVAAAQAAQKKNFRISEDIKSGGGDSVSTDAERKSSSGKVGIAQSIAFTRSDLADTPVSSIPANSGIDGSARSLNVLTGSARSSRPGTANSAGVGNVQNAHIQAQFQQQKMLQIKQQQLAATRKAPATINGNVYPDHLNSSSSISAKFPNPLSGYPQNIVHSNNSSPAQSPQWKNHTRTATSQAPSPPASSTVSTLKSHSQQHPRAQPPMHTQISFGGNQKTQTSAQGQAPLNNQQGPSAPMMVSSPTTSSISKGSGGSPRTTTTAPSSNKMNQASSLSAQPIKNPASIPSQKSPSILGNPQIASSPCSGARPHIQQQPHQQQLPKTMQQAQLFFSNPFSQVQTTNPISTSSTTSVPSGYYMQRRRPDQQSQPTQQLQNAPLTSTGAQSLTSSVTTSSAATNDPAKAIAAATCNVKGGGGLTSQAVIHAAQLAAQSAGTLLPVGFSYAHPVPAAIQTKPSEHKQSAGNDNLQQWQPENK, encoded by the exons ATGGTTTCAAGAGAAGAAGACATAGAACAAACAGTCTCAGAGGATCGCCAGGTCTGCACGGATTCAGCTTTAAACAGATCtgatt ATGAAGATTTGGGAGTTGAATTGCAGGAATCTATAAGATTAAGGGACAGAGTGAGGAATGATCGAGATCAAGAgagggagagggagagggagagggagagggagagAGAAAGGGAAAGAGGAAGAGATTTGAGAGAAAGGGATAGTAGGAGTAAACGGAGAAGAGCCGAGAGATTGATGAGCAATAGAGATGATGTTGGAGGAGATGAAACTTCAGAAGAGAGTGTTAACGACGACGAGGATGAGGACGATGAAGGAAACTCCGGCGGCGGCGGGGTTAGGTTGTTGCCGCCAACTGTTGGGCCGGTTTCCAACCACCACCAAAGCCACAGCAGTGGTCTTAGCCAACATCAACACGATAGTAGTGCTACGAATATCATCACCGCTAATCAACATCTTCAGACAAAGAAAACATTCCCCCCCCCCAGTACGTCTTCTTCTTCCAAGGTTTTCAAGGCTTGTCCTGTCTGGAAACCTGGTGATGAAATGATCGGTGTCTCTGTTCCAAGAAAAGCTCGTTCTG CATGCGCAAAGAGGTCCCATGATCGGATTTCGGGGAGTAGCAATTATATTAGCGCCGGTGGGATTTTCGGAGGAGAGCAAATTCTTCTGCAAGCATCAAGTTCTCCGGTGAGACAAGGCCTTGCTCCATCTCCGGCTACTCCAGTGTCGCCCTCTTCTTCCAATGCTTCCGTTAGAAAAAAGCTT aaacTTAACAGCGGACCAAAGCTAAAACCTTCTAAGGTGTCATCGAAGACTAGTTCTTCGAATCCGGAGGAGCTGGAAATTGAAATTGCTGAGGTTTTATATGGGTTGAAGACTCAATCTCAAAGCCCTTCTTTGAAGAAAGAGGATTGGAGAGAAGTCAATAGATCCAGCAGCGACACGAAATCTCATGTTTCGTCGCCGATCTCGAATTCTGCGTCGGCTAATAATATGAATTTAGCCTGTAATACGAGCCCTCTATCAGCTGTTG ctCCGAAGAGAAAGAGGCCAAGGCAAGTATTGGAAAATTCCAGCTATGGCGCTCGGAGTAGCCCCGTTTTTACGAAACCGGAGATGGACCAAGCTCCAAAGAATGAAATTTCATCGCCTAAATTGGAAAAAATCTCTGGATCCACTGGAGAGAATGGGTTTGAAATGGGTGGTGATTTGGTCAATTCTCAAGGTCAGCAGGTGCAACATCTTCTAGAGTTgaaagctcctgaatctattaAAATTGATTCGGACTTCAAATCTACTGCTGAGGAATCGAAGAGCAACGCAGATCTAGTTCAGCAAGAAGAGACGGTCTTAATAAAGGGGAAAGAGATGAGAACTGATTATAGTGGTCGCCAGGATTCGAGCTTGACAACGACAGCTTCAGCCGCTGTTACAATTATTAAAGC TTCTTTAATTCCTGCCGAGGCTGAAAATCAGAGGGAAGAGAAGTTTGTCATAGATCTGATG GCTCCGCCACCTCTGGTCAGATCTTCACCTGATAAACAAAGCAAGGTTGATTTGGCAGGCTCAGATCAGAAGCCGGATCCATCCATCGTTGATGCG GAGTTGAAGTCTATGATGTTGAAAGATGAAGAAGAAGATAAAGGAAAAAGTGGAAAAGTTAAGTTGACAAATGTGACAGGTGAAAAAATCAAAGGTGAAAAAATAGCAGAAGAAGATGAAATGCTGAAGCCATTTGAGAAAAAGGGTAAGAATCTTGATCTACAGCTTGATTTGGAAAAGTCTGAGAGAGATGGTGGAAATACATTACAGCACCAGGTTTTGAAGCAGCCACAAATGCCACTAAAAGTGGCCAAAGAGGAGCCAGCCACTGGGAAACCTG GTCAATTGGCGAGCTCATTGCCTTTGCCTATGTCCATGGCTACCTGGCCTGGTGGGCTTCCACCACCCATGGG ATATATGGCACCATTGCAAGGAGTTGTCTCAATGGATGGAAGCACTGTAACGCCACCACCTATCCAT CCGCCCTTCTCTCAACCTCGGCCTAAACGGTGTGCTACGCATTGCTACATTGCTAGGAATATAAACTATTTCCAACAGTTCATGAAGATGAATCCCTTCTGGCAAGCAGCTGCAGGTTCGGCATCATTGTTTGGGGCGAAACCTGGAAATATGAATGCTGTGACAGTCACCGAGTTGCTTGGAAATAGTACAGGTAGAGGTGCGAATAGTAACATTCATGAGAAAGGGCAGAATCTGACTAGCAATTCCATTGCTGGTGGTAAGGAAAAAATTTCTCAGTCTGCTAATTCCTCAGATTCTGCTCACAGAAAGCAACAAGTTATGCTCCAGCAAGCTTTGCCCCCTGTTGCGGCAACTAGTAATTTAGTG GGGCCAGCTTTTATCTTCCCTTTGAATCAACAACATGCAGCCGCCGCGGCAGCCGCCTCGCAGAGGCCAGCCGCCGCAAAATCTCATACAGCTGCAAGCCAGGCTTCATCCAATGCCTCTCGTTCTGCCTCTGCAAGTGCGCCTGCTACAGCTGGAGCTGCATCAACTCCAATGAGCTTCAACTACCCAAACATGGCTACCAATGAAACACAGTACTTGGCGATCTTACAAAATAATGCTTACCCTTTTCCTATTCCTGCCGTTGGTGCTCCACCAAACTACAGGGGGACCCCGGCACAGGCGATGCCTATCTTCAATGGTCCTTTCTATTCGTCACAGATGATTCATCCCTCTCAACTTCAGCACCAACAACCGACCGACTCTCAGTCACCGCAAATGCTGCAAGCCCACCAAAATGCAAGTGCATCTAGTAGCTCCTCTTCGTCCCAGAGGCATTTGCCGGCCCAGCAGATTCGTTCCCCAAGTGGCGGCGCTAGTGGTGTGGCTGGAAGCACAAATTTTCCAGCTCAGAAACCTCAGTCATCGCATCATACACAACAGCATATATCTTCGACTCGGCCACGGCTTGCTGATAATGAAATAGGCGGTGAAGAGAGTCCAACAACTACTGATAACCGAGGATCTTGGGCCTCTGTGAACATATATGGCCAAAATTTCGCCATGCCAATTCACCCACAAAATTTTGCCTTGATGACTCCACCACCTGTTTTGGCTAGTGCTGCTGCTTCCAACGTTGTGCCCATTGGAGCTGTTAGTAATAGTGAAAAGAAGCCGCCACAACAAACACAACATCAGAAATCGAAAGGTGGAGTGGACTCTTTACCTCCCCATAGCTTTGCGATGTCTTTCGGTACCATCAATGGTTCGAATGTCAGCCCGGGCATTGATATCGCTACCATGACGCAAAATCATGCCGTATTTCAGAACTTCCCAGAAGCTACTCGACAGAACATCCAAATGGtggctgctgttgctgctgctcaGGCTGCACAAAAGAAGAATTTTAGAATCTCAGAGGATATTAAATCAGGGGGTGGAGATTCCGTCTCCACTGATGCTGAAAGAAAAAGTTCATCAGGGAAGGTTGGCATTGCGCAGTCTATTGCATTTACAAGATCAGACTTGGCCGATACACCTGTTTCTTCTATTCCTGCAAATAGTGGAATCGATGGCTCGGCTCGATCCCTGAATGTTTTGACTGGCTCGGCTCGAAGCTCCCGACCTGGGACAGCCAATAGCGCAGGAGTTGGCAATGTCCAGAATGCTCACATTCAAGCTCAGTTTCAGCAGCAAAAGATGCTGCAAATTAAGCAGCAGCAACTGGCAGCAACTCGAAAGGCACCGGCAACTATCAATGGAAATGTGTACCCCGATCACTTGAATTCATCTTCTTCCATATCTGCCAAGTTTCCAAACCCTCTCTCCGGTTACCCACAAAACATTGTTCATAGCAATAATAGCAGCCCAGCTCAATCTCCCCAGTGGAAAAATCATACAAGAACAGCCACCTCTCAAGCGCCATCTCCTCCGGCCTCATCAACCGTATCGACGCTGAAAAGCCATTCTCAGCAGCATCCACGGGCTCAACCACCAATGCACACACAAATATCCTTTGGAGGAAATCAAAAGACGCAGACAAGTGCGCAAGGGCAAGCACCGTTGAATAACCAGCAGGGTCCATCAGCCCCTATGATGGTCAGTTCTCCTACAACCTCTTCCATCTCGAAAGGATCGGGTGGAAGTCCAAGAACAACTACGACTGCTCCTAGTAGCAACAAAATGAATCAAGCTTCTTCGTTGTCAGCGCAGCCGATCAAAAACCCTGCTTCTATACCAAGTCAGAAATCTCCATCGATCCTAGGAAACCCTCAAATAGCTTCCTCTCCTTGTAGTGGAGCAAGGCCGCATATCCAACAGCAGCCTCATCAGCAGCAGCTTCCAAAGACTATGCAGCAGGCACAGCTGTTCTTCTCAAATCCATTTTCTCAAGTCCAAACAACGAATCCAATCAGTACAAGCTCCACCACTTCTGTCCCAAGTGGGTACTATATGCAGAGAAGACGGCCAGACCAGCAGAGTCAGCCAACGCAGCAGCTACAAAATGCGCCACTAACCTCGACTGGGGCGCAGTCCTTGACCTCTTCTGTCACGACATCTAGTGCGGCCACCAATGATCCTGCTAAAGCAATTGCTGCCGCCACATGTAATGTTAAAGGTGGTGGTGGATTGACTTCCCAAGCCGTTATCCATGCTGCTCAATTAGCCGCACAGTCCGCCGGAACCCTCTTACCTGTTGGATTCTCTTATGCTCATCCTGTTCCGGCAGCCATTCAGACAAAACCTTCGGAGCACAAACAATCTGCTG GAAATGACAACTTGCAACAATGGCAGCCTGAGAATAAATGA
- the LOC142504597 gene encoding protein TIME FOR COFFEE-like isoform X1 produces the protein MDRNRETRRASIVGSNGFKRRRHRTNSLRGSPDEDLGVELQESIRLRDRVRNDRDQERERERERERERERERGRDLRERDSRSKRRRAERLMSNRDDVGGDETSEESVNDDEDEDDEGNSGGGGVRLLPPTVGPVSNHHQSHSSGLSQHQHDSSATNIITANQHLQTKKTFPPPSTSSSSKVFKACPVWKPGDEMIGVSVPRKARSACAKRSHDRISGSSNYISAGGIFGGEQILLQASSSPVRQGLAPSPATPVSPSSSNASVRKKLKLNSGPKLKPSKVSSKTSSSNPEELEIEIAEVLYGLKTQSQSPSLKKEDWREVNRSSSDTKSHVSSPISNSASANNMNLACNTSPLSAVAPKRKRPRQVLENSSYGARSSPVFTKPEMDQAPKNEISSPKLEKISGSTGENGFEMGGDLVNSQGQQVQHLLELKAPESIKIDSDFKSTAEESKSNADLVQQEETVLIKGKEMRTDYSGRQDSSLTTTASAAVTIIKASLIPAEAENQREEKFVIDLMAPPPLVRSSPDKQSKVDLAGSDQKPDPSIVDAELKSMMLKDEEEDKGKSGKVKLTNVTGEKIKGEKIAEEDEMLKPFEKKGKNLDLQLDLEKSERDGGNTLQHQVLKQPQMPLKVAKEEPATGKPGQLASSLPLPMSMATWPGGLPPPMGYMAPLQGVVSMDGSTVTPPPIHPPFSQPRPKRCATHCYIARNINYFQQFMKMNPFWQAAAGSASLFGAKPGNMNAVTVTELLGNSTGRGANSNIHEKGQNLTSNSIAGGKEKISQSANSSDSAHRKQQVMLQQALPPVAATSNLVGPAFIFPLNQQHAAAAAAASQRPAAAKSHTAASQASSNASRSASASAPATAGAASTPMSFNYPNMATNETQYLAILQNNAYPFPIPAVGAPPNYRGTPAQAMPIFNGPFYSSQMIHPSQLQHQQPTDSQSPQMLQAHQNASASSSSSSSQRHLPAQQIRSPSGGASGVAGSTNFPAQKPQSSHHTQQHISSTRPRLADNEIGGEESPTTTDNRGSWASVNIYGQNFAMPIHPQNFALMTPPPVLASAAASNVVPIGAVSNSEKKPPQQTQHQKSKGGVDSLPPHSFAMSFGTINGSNVSPGIDIATMTQNHAVFQNFPEATRQNIQMVAAVAAAQAAQKKNFRISEDIKSGGGDSVSTDAERKSSSGKVGIAQSIAFTRSDLADTPVSSIPANSGIDGSARSLNVLTGSARSSRPGTANSAGVGNVQNAHIQAQFQQQKMLQIKQQQLAATRKAPATINGNVYPDHLNSSSSISAKFPNPLSGYPQNIVHSNNSSPAQSPQWKNHTRTATSQAPSPPASSTVSTLKSHSQQHPRAQPPMHTQISFGGNQKTQTSAQGQAPLNNQQGPSAPMMVSSPTTSSISKGSGGSPRTTTTAPSSNKMNQASSLSAQPIKNPASIPSQKSPSILGNPQIASSPCSGARPHIQQQPHQQQLPKTMQQAQLFFSNPFSQVQTTNPISTSSTTSVPSGYYMQRRRPDQQSQPTQQLQNAPLTSTGAQSLTSSVTTSSAATNDPAKAIAAATCNVKGGGGLTSQAVIHAAQLAAQSAGTLLPVGFSYAHPVPAAIQTKPSEHKQSAGNDNLQQWQPENK, from the exons ATGGATAGGAATAGAGAAACCAGAAGGGCTAGTATTGTGGGCTCTAATGGTTTCAAGAGAAGAAGACATAGAACAAACAGTCTCAGAGGATCGCCAG ATGAAGATTTGGGAGTTGAATTGCAGGAATCTATAAGATTAAGGGACAGAGTGAGGAATGATCGAGATCAAGAgagggagagggagagggagagggagagggagagAGAAAGGGAAAGAGGAAGAGATTTGAGAGAAAGGGATAGTAGGAGTAAACGGAGAAGAGCCGAGAGATTGATGAGCAATAGAGATGATGTTGGAGGAGATGAAACTTCAGAAGAGAGTGTTAACGACGACGAGGATGAGGACGATGAAGGAAACTCCGGCGGCGGCGGGGTTAGGTTGTTGCCGCCAACTGTTGGGCCGGTTTCCAACCACCACCAAAGCCACAGCAGTGGTCTTAGCCAACATCAACACGATAGTAGTGCTACGAATATCATCACCGCTAATCAACATCTTCAGACAAAGAAAACATTCCCCCCCCCCAGTACGTCTTCTTCTTCCAAGGTTTTCAAGGCTTGTCCTGTCTGGAAACCTGGTGATGAAATGATCGGTGTCTCTGTTCCAAGAAAAGCTCGTTCTG CATGCGCAAAGAGGTCCCATGATCGGATTTCGGGGAGTAGCAATTATATTAGCGCCGGTGGGATTTTCGGAGGAGAGCAAATTCTTCTGCAAGCATCAAGTTCTCCGGTGAGACAAGGCCTTGCTCCATCTCCGGCTACTCCAGTGTCGCCCTCTTCTTCCAATGCTTCCGTTAGAAAAAAGCTT aaacTTAACAGCGGACCAAAGCTAAAACCTTCTAAGGTGTCATCGAAGACTAGTTCTTCGAATCCGGAGGAGCTGGAAATTGAAATTGCTGAGGTTTTATATGGGTTGAAGACTCAATCTCAAAGCCCTTCTTTGAAGAAAGAGGATTGGAGAGAAGTCAATAGATCCAGCAGCGACACGAAATCTCATGTTTCGTCGCCGATCTCGAATTCTGCGTCGGCTAATAATATGAATTTAGCCTGTAATACGAGCCCTCTATCAGCTGTTG ctCCGAAGAGAAAGAGGCCAAGGCAAGTATTGGAAAATTCCAGCTATGGCGCTCGGAGTAGCCCCGTTTTTACGAAACCGGAGATGGACCAAGCTCCAAAGAATGAAATTTCATCGCCTAAATTGGAAAAAATCTCTGGATCCACTGGAGAGAATGGGTTTGAAATGGGTGGTGATTTGGTCAATTCTCAAGGTCAGCAGGTGCAACATCTTCTAGAGTTgaaagctcctgaatctattaAAATTGATTCGGACTTCAAATCTACTGCTGAGGAATCGAAGAGCAACGCAGATCTAGTTCAGCAAGAAGAGACGGTCTTAATAAAGGGGAAAGAGATGAGAACTGATTATAGTGGTCGCCAGGATTCGAGCTTGACAACGACAGCTTCAGCCGCTGTTACAATTATTAAAGC TTCTTTAATTCCTGCCGAGGCTGAAAATCAGAGGGAAGAGAAGTTTGTCATAGATCTGATG GCTCCGCCACCTCTGGTCAGATCTTCACCTGATAAACAAAGCAAGGTTGATTTGGCAGGCTCAGATCAGAAGCCGGATCCATCCATCGTTGATGCG GAGTTGAAGTCTATGATGTTGAAAGATGAAGAAGAAGATAAAGGAAAAAGTGGAAAAGTTAAGTTGACAAATGTGACAGGTGAAAAAATCAAAGGTGAAAAAATAGCAGAAGAAGATGAAATGCTGAAGCCATTTGAGAAAAAGGGTAAGAATCTTGATCTACAGCTTGATTTGGAAAAGTCTGAGAGAGATGGTGGAAATACATTACAGCACCAGGTTTTGAAGCAGCCACAAATGCCACTAAAAGTGGCCAAAGAGGAGCCAGCCACTGGGAAACCTG GTCAATTGGCGAGCTCATTGCCTTTGCCTATGTCCATGGCTACCTGGCCTGGTGGGCTTCCACCACCCATGGG ATATATGGCACCATTGCAAGGAGTTGTCTCAATGGATGGAAGCACTGTAACGCCACCACCTATCCAT CCGCCCTTCTCTCAACCTCGGCCTAAACGGTGTGCTACGCATTGCTACATTGCTAGGAATATAAACTATTTCCAACAGTTCATGAAGATGAATCCCTTCTGGCAAGCAGCTGCAGGTTCGGCATCATTGTTTGGGGCGAAACCTGGAAATATGAATGCTGTGACAGTCACCGAGTTGCTTGGAAATAGTACAGGTAGAGGTGCGAATAGTAACATTCATGAGAAAGGGCAGAATCTGACTAGCAATTCCATTGCTGGTGGTAAGGAAAAAATTTCTCAGTCTGCTAATTCCTCAGATTCTGCTCACAGAAAGCAACAAGTTATGCTCCAGCAAGCTTTGCCCCCTGTTGCGGCAACTAGTAATTTAGTG GGGCCAGCTTTTATCTTCCCTTTGAATCAACAACATGCAGCCGCCGCGGCAGCCGCCTCGCAGAGGCCAGCCGCCGCAAAATCTCATACAGCTGCAAGCCAGGCTTCATCCAATGCCTCTCGTTCTGCCTCTGCAAGTGCGCCTGCTACAGCTGGAGCTGCATCAACTCCAATGAGCTTCAACTACCCAAACATGGCTACCAATGAAACACAGTACTTGGCGATCTTACAAAATAATGCTTACCCTTTTCCTATTCCTGCCGTTGGTGCTCCACCAAACTACAGGGGGACCCCGGCACAGGCGATGCCTATCTTCAATGGTCCTTTCTATTCGTCACAGATGATTCATCCCTCTCAACTTCAGCACCAACAACCGACCGACTCTCAGTCACCGCAAATGCTGCAAGCCCACCAAAATGCAAGTGCATCTAGTAGCTCCTCTTCGTCCCAGAGGCATTTGCCGGCCCAGCAGATTCGTTCCCCAAGTGGCGGCGCTAGTGGTGTGGCTGGAAGCACAAATTTTCCAGCTCAGAAACCTCAGTCATCGCATCATACACAACAGCATATATCTTCGACTCGGCCACGGCTTGCTGATAATGAAATAGGCGGTGAAGAGAGTCCAACAACTACTGATAACCGAGGATCTTGGGCCTCTGTGAACATATATGGCCAAAATTTCGCCATGCCAATTCACCCACAAAATTTTGCCTTGATGACTCCACCACCTGTTTTGGCTAGTGCTGCTGCTTCCAACGTTGTGCCCATTGGAGCTGTTAGTAATAGTGAAAAGAAGCCGCCACAACAAACACAACATCAGAAATCGAAAGGTGGAGTGGACTCTTTACCTCCCCATAGCTTTGCGATGTCTTTCGGTACCATCAATGGTTCGAATGTCAGCCCGGGCATTGATATCGCTACCATGACGCAAAATCATGCCGTATTTCAGAACTTCCCAGAAGCTACTCGACAGAACATCCAAATGGtggctgctgttgctgctgctcaGGCTGCACAAAAGAAGAATTTTAGAATCTCAGAGGATATTAAATCAGGGGGTGGAGATTCCGTCTCCACTGATGCTGAAAGAAAAAGTTCATCAGGGAAGGTTGGCATTGCGCAGTCTATTGCATTTACAAGATCAGACTTGGCCGATACACCTGTTTCTTCTATTCCTGCAAATAGTGGAATCGATGGCTCGGCTCGATCCCTGAATGTTTTGACTGGCTCGGCTCGAAGCTCCCGACCTGGGACAGCCAATAGCGCAGGAGTTGGCAATGTCCAGAATGCTCACATTCAAGCTCAGTTTCAGCAGCAAAAGATGCTGCAAATTAAGCAGCAGCAACTGGCAGCAACTCGAAAGGCACCGGCAACTATCAATGGAAATGTGTACCCCGATCACTTGAATTCATCTTCTTCCATATCTGCCAAGTTTCCAAACCCTCTCTCCGGTTACCCACAAAACATTGTTCATAGCAATAATAGCAGCCCAGCTCAATCTCCCCAGTGGAAAAATCATACAAGAACAGCCACCTCTCAAGCGCCATCTCCTCCGGCCTCATCAACCGTATCGACGCTGAAAAGCCATTCTCAGCAGCATCCACGGGCTCAACCACCAATGCACACACAAATATCCTTTGGAGGAAATCAAAAGACGCAGACAAGTGCGCAAGGGCAAGCACCGTTGAATAACCAGCAGGGTCCATCAGCCCCTATGATGGTCAGTTCTCCTACAACCTCTTCCATCTCGAAAGGATCGGGTGGAAGTCCAAGAACAACTACGACTGCTCCTAGTAGCAACAAAATGAATCAAGCTTCTTCGTTGTCAGCGCAGCCGATCAAAAACCCTGCTTCTATACCAAGTCAGAAATCTCCATCGATCCTAGGAAACCCTCAAATAGCTTCCTCTCCTTGTAGTGGAGCAAGGCCGCATATCCAACAGCAGCCTCATCAGCAGCAGCTTCCAAAGACTATGCAGCAGGCACAGCTGTTCTTCTCAAATCCATTTTCTCAAGTCCAAACAACGAATCCAATCAGTACAAGCTCCACCACTTCTGTCCCAAGTGGGTACTATATGCAGAGAAGACGGCCAGACCAGCAGAGTCAGCCAACGCAGCAGCTACAAAATGCGCCACTAACCTCGACTGGGGCGCAGTCCTTGACCTCTTCTGTCACGACATCTAGTGCGGCCACCAATGATCCTGCTAAAGCAATTGCTGCCGCCACATGTAATGTTAAAGGTGGTGGTGGATTGACTTCCCAAGCCGTTATCCATGCTGCTCAATTAGCCGCACAGTCCGCCGGAACCCTCTTACCTGTTGGATTCTCTTATGCTCATCCTGTTCCGGCAGCCATTCAGACAAAACCTTCGGAGCACAAACAATCTGCTG GAAATGACAACTTGCAACAATGGCAGCCTGAGAATAAATGA